In a single window of the Equus quagga isolate Etosha38 chromosome 7, UCLA_HA_Equagga_1.0, whole genome shotgun sequence genome:
- the PDLIM7 gene encoding PDZ and LIM domain protein 7 isoform X1, with product MDSFKVVLDGPAPWGFRLQGGKDFNVPLSISRLTPGGKAAQAGVAVGDWVLSIDGENAGGLTHIEAQNKIRACGERLSLGLSRAQPAQSKPQKALAPAADPPRYTFAPSASLNKTARPFGAPLLADGAPQQNGQPLRPLVPDASKQRLMEDTEDWRPRPGTGQSRSFRILAHLTGTEFMQDPDEEHLKKSSQVPRTEAPTPASATPQEPWPGPTTPSPTSRPPWAVDPAFAERYAPDKTSTVLTRHSQPATPTPLQNRTSIVQAAAGGGTGGGSGNNGKTPVCHQCHKVIRGRYLVALGHTYHPEEFVCSQCGKVLEEGGFFEEKGAIFCPPCYDVRYAPSCAKCKKKITGEIMHALKMTWHVHCFTCAACKTPIRNRAFYMEEGAPYCERDYEKMFGTKCRGCDFKIDAGDRFLEALGFSWHDTCFVCAICQINLEGKTFYSKKDKPLCKSHAFSHV from the exons ATGGATTCCTTCAAGGTGGTGCTGGATGGGCCAGCACCTTGGGGCTTCCGGCTGCAGGGGGGCAAGGACTTCAACGTGCCCCTCTCCATCTCCCGG CTCACTCCTGGAGGCAAAGCTGCGCAGGCTGGCGTGGCGGTGGGTGACTGGGTGCTGAGCATCGACGGTGAGAATGCCGGGGGCCTCACGCACATTGAAGCCCAGAACAAGATCCGTGCCTGCGGGGAGCGCCTCAGCCTGGGTCTCAGCAG ggcCCAGCCGGCTCAGAGCAAACCGCAGAAG gccctggcccccgCCGCGGACCCCCCGCGGTACACCTTTGCACCCAGCGCCTCCCTCAACAAGACGGCCCGGCCCTTTGGGGCGCCCCTGCTGGCTGACGGCGCCCCGCAACAGAATGG ACAGCCGCTCCGACCGCTGGTCCCAGATGCCAGCAAGCAGCGGCTGATGGAGGACACAGAGGACTGGCGGCCGCGTCCCGGGACAGGCCAGTCCCGTTCCTTCCGCATCCTCGCCCACCTCACGGGCACCGAGTTCA TGCAAGACCCGGATGAGGAGCACCTGAAGAAATCAAG CCAGGTGCCCAGGACAGAAGCCCCAACCCCAGCCTCAGCTACACCCCAGGAACCCTGGCCTG GCCctaccacccccagccccaccagccGCCCACCCTGGGCTGTGGACCCTGCATTTGCCGAGCGCTATGCCCCGGACAAGACGAGCACGGTGCTGACCCGgcacagccagccagccaccccCACGCCTCTGCAGAACCGCACCTCCATCGTGCAGGCAGCTGCTGGAGGGGGCACAGGAGGGGGCAGTGGCAACAATGGCAAGACTCCTGTGTGCCACCAGTGCCACAAGGTCATCCG GGGCCGCTACCTGGTGGCGCTGGGCCACACATACCACCCCGAGGAGTTTGTGTGCAGCCAGTGTGGGAAGGTCCTGGAAGAGGGCGGCTTCTTTGAGGAAAAGGGTGCCATCTTCTGCCCGCCCTGCTACGACGTGCGCTATGCGCCCAGCTGTGCCAAGTGCAAGAAGAAGATCACAGGC GAGATCATGCATGCCCTGAAGATGACCTGGCACGTGCATTGCTTCACCTGCGCAGCCTGCAAGACGCCCATTCGTAACCGGGCCTTCTACATGGAGGAAGGGGCACCCTACTGCGAGCGAG actatgaaaagatgtttggcACAAAATGCCGTGGCTGTGACTTCAAGATTGACGCCGGGGACCGCTTCCTGGAGGCACTGGGCTTCAGCTGGCACGACACGTGCTTCGTGTGTGCA ATATGTCAGATCAACCTGGAAGGAAAGACTTTCTACTCCAAGAAGGACAAGCCCCTTTGCAAGAGCCATGCCTTCTCCCACGTGTGA
- the PDLIM7 gene encoding PDZ and LIM domain protein 7 isoform X3, which produces MDSFKVVLDGPAPWGFRLQGGKDFNVPLSISRLTPGGKAAQAGVAVGDWVLSIDGENAGGLTHIEAQNKIRACGERLSLGLSRAQPAQSKPQKVQTPDKQPLRPLVPDASKQRLMEDTEDWRPRPGTGQSRSFRILAHLTGTEFMQDPDEEHLKKSSQVPRTEAPTPASATPQEPWPGPTTPSPTSRPPWAVDPAFAERYAPDKTSTVLTRHSQPATPTPLQNRTSIVQAAAGGGTGGGSGNNGKTPVCHQCHKVIRGRYLVALGHTYHPEEFVCSQCGKVLEEGGFFEEKGAIFCPPCYDVRYAPSCAKCKKKITGEIMHALKMTWHVHCFTCAACKTPIRNRAFYMEEGAPYCERDYEKMFGTKCRGCDFKIDAGDRFLEALGFSWHDTCFVCAICQINLEGKTFYSKKDKPLCKSHAFSHV; this is translated from the exons ATGGATTCCTTCAAGGTGGTGCTGGATGGGCCAGCACCTTGGGGCTTCCGGCTGCAGGGGGGCAAGGACTTCAACGTGCCCCTCTCCATCTCCCGG CTCACTCCTGGAGGCAAAGCTGCGCAGGCTGGCGTGGCGGTGGGTGACTGGGTGCTGAGCATCGACGGTGAGAATGCCGGGGGCCTCACGCACATTGAAGCCCAGAACAAGATCCGTGCCTGCGGGGAGCGCCTCAGCCTGGGTCTCAGCAG ggcCCAGCCGGCTCAGAGCAAACCGCAGAAG GTGCAGACCCCTGACAA ACAGCCGCTCCGACCGCTGGTCCCAGATGCCAGCAAGCAGCGGCTGATGGAGGACACAGAGGACTGGCGGCCGCGTCCCGGGACAGGCCAGTCCCGTTCCTTCCGCATCCTCGCCCACCTCACGGGCACCGAGTTCA TGCAAGACCCGGATGAGGAGCACCTGAAGAAATCAAG CCAGGTGCCCAGGACAGAAGCCCCAACCCCAGCCTCAGCTACACCCCAGGAACCCTGGCCTG GCCctaccacccccagccccaccagccGCCCACCCTGGGCTGTGGACCCTGCATTTGCCGAGCGCTATGCCCCGGACAAGACGAGCACGGTGCTGACCCGgcacagccagccagccaccccCACGCCTCTGCAGAACCGCACCTCCATCGTGCAGGCAGCTGCTGGAGGGGGCACAGGAGGGGGCAGTGGCAACAATGGCAAGACTCCTGTGTGCCACCAGTGCCACAAGGTCATCCG GGGCCGCTACCTGGTGGCGCTGGGCCACACATACCACCCCGAGGAGTTTGTGTGCAGCCAGTGTGGGAAGGTCCTGGAAGAGGGCGGCTTCTTTGAGGAAAAGGGTGCCATCTTCTGCCCGCCCTGCTACGACGTGCGCTATGCGCCCAGCTGTGCCAAGTGCAAGAAGAAGATCACAGGC GAGATCATGCATGCCCTGAAGATGACCTGGCACGTGCATTGCTTCACCTGCGCAGCCTGCAAGACGCCCATTCGTAACCGGGCCTTCTACATGGAGGAAGGGGCACCCTACTGCGAGCGAG actatgaaaagatgtttggcACAAAATGCCGTGGCTGTGACTTCAAGATTGACGCCGGGGACCGCTTCCTGGAGGCACTGGGCTTCAGCTGGCACGACACGTGCTTCGTGTGTGCA ATATGTCAGATCAACCTGGAAGGAAAGACTTTCTACTCCAAGAAGGACAAGCCCCTTTGCAAGAGCCATGCCTTCTCCCACGTGTGA
- the PDLIM7 gene encoding PDZ and LIM domain protein 7 isoform X2 → MPGASRTLKPRTRSVPAGSASAWVSAGPSRLRANRRSPWPDVWGRGWSATVLSAPGGRPTPAQAPALPARLCGSVSAQALAPAADPPRYTFAPSASLNKTARPFGAPLLADGAPQQNGQPLRPLVPDASKQRLMEDTEDWRPRPGTGQSRSFRILAHLTGTEFMQDPDEEHLKKSSQVPRTEAPTPASATPQEPWPGPTTPSPTSRPPWAVDPAFAERYAPDKTSTVLTRHSQPATPTPLQNRTSIVQAAAGGGTGGGSGNNGKTPVCHQCHKVIRGRYLVALGHTYHPEEFVCSQCGKVLEEGGFFEEKGAIFCPPCYDVRYAPSCAKCKKKITGEIMHALKMTWHVHCFTCAACKTPIRNRAFYMEEGAPYCERDYEKMFGTKCRGCDFKIDAGDRFLEALGFSWHDTCFVCAICQINLEGKTFYSKKDKPLCKSHAFSHV, encoded by the exons ATGCCGGGGGCCTCACGCACATTGAAGCCCAGAACAAGATCCGTGCCTGCGGGGAGCGCCTCAGCCTGGGTCTCAGCAG ggcCCAGCCGGCTCAGAGCAAACCGCAGAAG CCCCTGGCCAGATGtgtgggggcggggctggagcGCCACTGTCCTCTCGGCGCCAGGGGGGCGCCCCACTCCcgcccaggcccctgccctccctgcccggCTCTGTGGCTCTGTCtctgcccaggccctggcccccgCCGCGGACCCCCCGCGGTACACCTTTGCACCCAGCGCCTCCCTCAACAAGACGGCCCGGCCCTTTGGGGCGCCCCTGCTGGCTGACGGCGCCCCGCAACAGAATGG ACAGCCGCTCCGACCGCTGGTCCCAGATGCCAGCAAGCAGCGGCTGATGGAGGACACAGAGGACTGGCGGCCGCGTCCCGGGACAGGCCAGTCCCGTTCCTTCCGCATCCTCGCCCACCTCACGGGCACCGAGTTCA TGCAAGACCCGGATGAGGAGCACCTGAAGAAATCAAG CCAGGTGCCCAGGACAGAAGCCCCAACCCCAGCCTCAGCTACACCCCAGGAACCCTGGCCTG GCCctaccacccccagccccaccagccGCCCACCCTGGGCTGTGGACCCTGCATTTGCCGAGCGCTATGCCCCGGACAAGACGAGCACGGTGCTGACCCGgcacagccagccagccaccccCACGCCTCTGCAGAACCGCACCTCCATCGTGCAGGCAGCTGCTGGAGGGGGCACAGGAGGGGGCAGTGGCAACAATGGCAAGACTCCTGTGTGCCACCAGTGCCACAAGGTCATCCG GGGCCGCTACCTGGTGGCGCTGGGCCACACATACCACCCCGAGGAGTTTGTGTGCAGCCAGTGTGGGAAGGTCCTGGAAGAGGGCGGCTTCTTTGAGGAAAAGGGTGCCATCTTCTGCCCGCCCTGCTACGACGTGCGCTATGCGCCCAGCTGTGCCAAGTGCAAGAAGAAGATCACAGGC GAGATCATGCATGCCCTGAAGATGACCTGGCACGTGCATTGCTTCACCTGCGCAGCCTGCAAGACGCCCATTCGTAACCGGGCCTTCTACATGGAGGAAGGGGCACCCTACTGCGAGCGAG actatgaaaagatgtttggcACAAAATGCCGTGGCTGTGACTTCAAGATTGACGCCGGGGACCGCTTCCTGGAGGCACTGGGCTTCAGCTGGCACGACACGTGCTTCGTGTGTGCA ATATGTCAGATCAACCTGGAAGGAAAGACTTTCTACTCCAAGAAGGACAAGCCCCTTTGCAAGAGCCATGCCTTCTCCCACGTGTGA